Genomic DNA from Pygocentrus nattereri isolate fPygNat1 chromosome 11, fPygNat1.pri, whole genome shotgun sequence:
aaacataccgatttctttatagtggttgTAATAGGAACCAAAGGTTGTGATGTGTACAGTGCAAATATGggcattttatttgctatgcAAAGTGACTGGCACATTTGCATGTGTCTTCCGAGTTTTGTTTctaatgttgataatggaaaAATAGTGATAACAGTGACTATTTTGCCAGAAAAAAGTGGTGTTaaattcttcagatgtctgtttctaatcaccatcactgtgaacatttctgacccagtaagtttctctagaacttccccatcaaaccaccctgaatgaccttgtttagatcttaaccctttaattactgagaaagtttgaaaaatggatggaattccactttaacacTAATTAGAATGGTGAAAACTGTTTCTGGTTCAGCTTTCTGAATATTTTGCTAAACATGAACTTTGAATAAACACTCTTGGTAGCTTGATTTGTTCTCATGTACAATttctgtgtgtgcttgtttgcaTGTTACCATCCAGCCTCAGTCTGACCTGTATGGCCTGATCCAGGTGATGATTGTTGTTTTTGGAGAAGAGCCTCCTGTGTTCTCAAGGCCCACAACTCAGCCCCCTTATCAGGCATTCCAGGCCACTGGGCCCCCAAATCGTAAGAGCCCTCCAAATGTTTgaaaaccacatacacattatatTTGGAAGCTATACTTGTGTGTTTGTATCAGTATTGATGAAATTCAGTAAAATGCGTCTATATTTGGAAAAGTAATCTCCCCTTTAGAGAGATCTATCATGTTAAAATGTCTAGTGTCCTCTTCTGTAGGATGTCAaatgagttttattttaaagtttttgctGGCATTGTAACGTCTGTGACAAACAAGCAGAGACTGTATCTGAGTGAGCTGTGTAACTCCTGCTTTGGACTATAGATGTCTCTCATCAACTATGAAAGTTGCTGCTGTATTTTAATTATCTTCtactctcttatccagagtcCTACATGCCTGGCATGCCTGCTGTATCTGCCTATGGTCCAAACCCAAATCCATGGTAATGCATCTTTCGAGTCACAAGATATAGATGAAAATCACAATGATTACgtatacaacacaatacatgTCTATTTATGTTTCTTGGAATAAAATTTTAGGTATGTTTGTAATGTGTAACTGTTTTCTTTGTGTGATATATGCATTTCGTCTGTTGTAGTGGCTACCCAGGATATCCTTTTGCTGGAGGGACAACTTATCCTGCCACAGGGGGTCCTGCACACTACCCTTCCCAGCCTCCAGTCACTACTGTAGGTAAGTTATACTGCCCTGATGGATTCTGAGATTTGTAGTACATTTAATACAGTATGTTTAAAGCcaggtaaaaataaatggaCCGGATTAGACcagaacacacatacagattTCTGCTACACAAATAGGCAAAATATGTTGTTGGCAATTATTTATAGTTTCTGATAAGAATCTGATTCAAGGTTCTAGTAAAGCAGCACAAGAAATTTAATAGGAAGACTTTATTCCCATTCCCAGTTCCACTTCTTACAACATTTTTAATACCATATTTATAGGGTGGTGGGTGCTTGTTCTGCAGTGCAGTAGAGTGCATTATGCAGCTATCTTTTACCACTAAATCACACCTATGTGCTGAGTATGAGACTCGCTGGGCTTAGAACAGTGTCCACATACAGTCAGCAGAGAGATGAGGCTGCATTAATGTTAGAGGTGATGGTACAAAAAGTATGTCATTCATGACACTGACCTTTCTCTGCCACTGACCTCTGACCTTCAGTTTGGGTCCACACCTTTTCATTGTGACCTCAGTGGAGTGCTCAGAAAGGTCAAGCCTGTAACCAGACTCGGGGGTAGAAAAGGTCAAAGTTCTGGGTGGATGTAGTTTAAAAGAGCTAGCATGTAGCCCCTTGGCTCGTGAGCACCTATATTTAGAGTAGGGAGTGGGATAATGTTCCATGAAGAGCTTTCCAGTGTGGCATTGAAATTAACTGTGACATTCACACTGCTGACCAGAGGCTAGCAGCCTGGACAGCCAAGGCAAAGTTGTATAGTGCAGACATGCTACAATAACACTGTATGAGATGCACAGTTTCTGAATTTTCTGCATTAGTTTGCGCTTAGGACTAACGTCAGCAGATAAGTGGATGAGGCGTATAGTGCAAGAGTCCATAAATGCAGACAATGGACTGTTCAGCACACCATACAATAAACTATACAATCATTAAGTGCAAGACAACAGTGCAAACAATAGAGAATAATATACAAGCCTTGACAGTACTGTTGTAGGTGTCTTACTAAGCAATGTGAACTGTAGATAAAGTTGAGGAGTCTATGTTGCAGAACTTCATGTACCTGAAAACTTATTGATTTCTCCAAATTAAAGTTACTTCATCACCTAACCCCCTACAATGCAACTTCAGTACATATTTCAGAAATATCTGCTTGTAGATTCATTCAAAGCCATCAATTGAAGCCAACATAACACAGACAGTAGCATCAAATCAAGGTTTTGCCATTTTCCCTCGCTCCCTCTTAAGGGCCTAGTCGGGACGGCACTATTGGGGAGGACACTATCCGTGCCTCACTcatctcagctgtgagtgataaGCTGCGCTGGAGGATGAAGGAGGAGATGGATCGAGCTCAGGCCGAGCTGGACGCTCTCAAGCGCACGGAGGAGGACCTGAAGAAAGGCCACCAGAAGTTGGAGGAGATGGTGTCTCGCCTTGACCAGGAAGTGGTGAGAGTGCAGCTCCCAGTAGTCTGAGCGGTTATTTCAGAAACGATGTACAGTCTTTTGGGTCAAGTTTTGTCTTTCGAACACTCAAGGTCACAAAGAATGTTACTGCCTGCGTTTTTCCGTTCTTTTCTCATTTTGCTTTAATTCAGCTTTTAAACAGTCTTACGAGTAATGAGGAGACATAAAGGTAGAAtctctaaatatatatattgtatcttttttccaaaaaaatatttttattcctTGCCACCTGGTGATAAATAGAACAATAAGGTGGGGTTAAAAAAATATCAGGTATAACAACTTGGGTAGATGAACACTTTCCACCCAATCAAATTATGTCACCGTGGTGATGTGATGATAGCATTACTGGACTAGTTTTGGTGTTCCTGCTGGTGCCATTAGCCACTATTTTATTCTATAATGAACGGGTACCCCTGGACAGTTATGAGCATTTTGTTCTGTCATTATCTGCTGTTGCAACTGGCATTGGCTGAGTTTTCTATCACTGCTTCTTTTAATAATGTGGAACATCTGATTTGCCATCATCTACCACTGTGATTATGTTAGCGCAGTGTAACTTGTATGatgatgtttattttcttttgcagGCTGAAGTGGACAGGAATATTGATCTCCTAAAGAAGAAAGATGAAGAGCTAACAGAAGCTCTAGAGAAGATGGAGAACCAGTCAGAGAATAATGACATTGATGATGTCATTGTTCCCACAGCACCACTTTATAAGCAGATCTTGAACCTGTATGCAGAGGAAAACGCGATTGAGGATACCATCTTCTACCTCGGGGAGGCTCTGCGCAGAGGCGTCATCGACCTGGAGGTCTTTCTCAAGGTGGTGCTCATCTTTTTTACTTTACCTCATCATTTTCAATTTTCGTTCAGTGGACCATCTGATTTCTTCGCAGTTTTGTTCCCACTGTTACCTTTagattttacatttattctGAATGGGAGCTTCCTGGCCTGAACACTGCCTTACCTCTGTTTATTCCTTTATTACAGCATGTGCGCCTGCTGTCCCGCAAACAGTTCCAGCTGCGAGCACTCATGCAGAAAGCCCGAAAAACTGCTGGACTCAGTGACCTCTACTGATCCCACTGCCAACTgatctcctttttttccttaCTTCATTTTTACCCATCGCAccttcctctgtctgtctgcatagTTCTCAGCAACATTCTGGAAAACAGCACATGATGTCTTTGTGTCCTTCAGGATGCCAAGGCACTAGATTTTGTGTGTCGATATCAGATGAAATTTTATAATCAGAAAGGAAGCACAACAGTGATTAATTCTTCAGCAGATTGGAGACGAGATCACTGGGGTAAATCTCTGTTTTTCTTGTATGTAGAACATTAGTTATGTCCATCTTTTACTGTCTTAGGACTTCCTCCGTCTTAGGATCTGTTGGTACTTCTAGTTTTATTGCAGTGCTTCACATAGCTCATGATAACTGTTATTACCAGTTTATTATCAAAATGTGAAAAGAGTTTTTTTCAGGACTCACTCCAACATGTAGCCAAGTGTGATACTGCTGAATGACTTCTCCACACCCCATAAAAAATTATGGGACAGGAGGAACTGTCTAACTGAGCTTCTGTATTTCAATAATTTAACTTCACTGTGTCAAACTGACTATGTATGTTTCCCCTGTGCTGTCATGGGGTCAACCTGCTGTATTCTGGTTGAGAGTTGTTGCTATAATGGTACAACTGTCTGTCATGTAGctatttaaaatttatttgactgatatttcaggTGTGAAATATTTGGAAAGGCTACAAAAGCATTTACCCTCTAATTTCTATGAGACTGAGTGTAAATTTATGTATgtttgcatgtatgtgtgtgtgcgtgtgtgcctgCATGTCTGCTAGAGTTTGAATGATTCCAGCATCAGCTTTGGGGCGATAGCTACTTTTTTATCTTAAGTAGGTTTCAAAGGAATtgagaagaaaaaatgtttttgacaaAATACTTGTAAAAATAACTTATAGGtccattcattttgtttttaatgcactttgggttgtattgttttattaaattgAAGGGATCTTTATATTACAAAGATCATTCATCTTATTGTTTCCTTCCTGTTGTTTTCAGATCTTTAGTCATTAATATCAGCAGCTCAATAAAAAGCAGGAGGATTTGGTCTTTGATACTGCTGTGTGAAGTTTATGTTGCGATGTTATTGTAGCACTGAGTACACTGCTCTACTCATTCTGATATCTCTTAGCATGTTATGCTTGTTTTTGTCCCTTAATTTAAAGGGTAGCCTTGGGGTGGGAAGAATGACGATATTGTATTACTATCATGATTGATTCTGTTATTGTGATGTTTTTTAAGCATCCTGTGGATATTGTAAGAACTTACAGAATGCTAACcaaatgcatatttaatataaaaagcaTCATTAATCCTGTATATCTCGATGTATTGCAACCAATTTTGTCTAACAATcgtaccaagagattttgatagctgtttttaaaatgtggcactattAGTGCATTTTGTCAGCATGTCAGAAAATCATGATGCATCTCATGTGTTGTGAAAATGTATAGcgattatatttttgccatactgACCACCCCTAGAGTAACCTCAGCGTACAGAGTACTCCTCTGTATACTAGCCTTGGGCTGATGATTGATACTATTGAATATCgcaaaaaatttgaataagtgatattttgcaaaatgttgctcagtcattcattctttttcttgtgctgcatttttaatcgctttacttttatttattaatttactttctatttattaatACATGTGTAGAATGATTCTAATCTGTATTTAGTTAAAACAATAGAAAGCAATACACTGAatacacactatagacacaGAACCTCATCAGATAATAAACTGCACACTTATGTACTTTAAAGACTACATGCAAGTCAGACAAAGAAAACTAGAGTAAATGAGAGAATAAAATGGCCAAGCTTAGGTGCCAACCAAACAAGTATGGACAAGTCGAATGGGAATTATATTACCAGGGAAAAGTTGTAAGCTACAAGCGTAAGGTTCTGTAGCCCTTATATTTGTTCAGTGAAGTTGGATCAAGGTGAGATCTTTATCACAATATTTCTGCAGACAATCTTCACACTGGTGGTCACAATAAGTTGCTCAAGCATTTATGTAATGATTACTGATAAACACTGAAAGGTTTAGGAGGAGGACAACAAAGGGCAGTATTTTGTAATTCCCCTTCTACCTTTCATGACCGCCTCACATCATTTTGTTATACCGTCAGCATGTTTGTTGAGTCACTGTCTTGCATTTTTCACTGCTGTCTATGCGCTATTCATTAATGGAGAAAGACATCTGTAGAATGACttctgaccagatattatttgggtggtgggcctcagcacagcagtgactgaCATGATTATTGCACTGGTATAAGTGAATTGGGTACAGTGGTGTTGCTGAAGggcaagagcagctctgtggtcagaaactgccCATTGATGAAGGGCTggagcaggggtgcccaatcctggtcctggagatcacCCACCTGTTAgcgtttagctccaaccctaatctaacaTCTGATCCAGGTGATCAAGGCTTGGACTAAAGGGAATCTCAATATTATAGGCAGGTATGTAGGACCTGAATTCTctagggtggtagatctccaggatcaggatTGGGCAAACCAGAGCTAGAGGAAGATGaatgcattacattacatgtagggcatttggctgacgcttttatccagagtaacttacaatttgattgggGATCTTGTCCAAGGTCTCTAATTGGCATAGTGTGGGGGATCCAACACAAGTCTGCAGAGTggagggcagaggtgttacacCAACCTCAGTTGGAAAAATTGTGCATCAACATATGTGCTACAGTCTCTAAAATCCAGCCCTAAATAGCACCATTGAGGTCCTGCAGTTTACAGTTGCACATACACTTGCGGAACACAAATTAAAtgtcccatttctcattttaGAGATCACGATGCAGCCTTACTGCTGCCTTCAGCAAGGACCACGTTGAAACAGCAGTGGCCACTTACCTAAAATTCATTGAGATTCAGGTGAGGACCAATCAGAATGGATGAAGTGTAGAAGATATTTAGATTTaggtaaaaatgtgtttattaatttGCCATTGACCTCCAATATGTGTGGAATCTGATTAGAGCCACTGCAGATAAGCAAATTAGGTCATTTAAAATTATGAGTGTGACACCCTGAGTGGCACATGCACAGCCTGCATGGTTCATGAGTCTGTCCCAAATGGGACTGGGCTTAACTGTCTATCAGCAAGCTAGAGTTACAAGGGAAGGGTTTCTGTTCCTCACACCCTAACTGTGTCAGTTTCAGTGCAATGAGCACAGTCCACCACACAAATACTATCAGGTCCTAGGGTCACAAACTGACCAATGGTTGATGGGGTAGAGGGTGGACCTCAAGAGGCTACACTCTGTGATTATACAACAGTCCTCCTCCTGAAGATCCTCATTCCTGCATACTGCAACCTccctaatgcatctgatccaacCAATCAAGAACTTTTGAGTAAGATAATTAGCTGGAGCAAGTGTGGCAGACGGGGAATGGAACCAGATCTTGAATGAAGGCATTTCTCCAGGATCAGGGTTGGTGACCAATGACCTAAAATGTAGGTGGACCTCATAACAATAATTTTGTCAGCCAATTAAAATTTTTCATCATGTGTTAATGGAACCCCactaaaacatctaaaacaaaTGCTAAATGTTGGACTGCAGTTTTACAAAAGCTATGCTGTGCTTCTATGCAATCAGCTCTTTTTTCCACTCACTATAAAATCCTTTCAGGTTCTGGAGCACACAAAACACGGAAAAAAGCATAGATTTTGTTTAGTCAACCTTTATTTGGAGGTGGAGTGATTCTGTCTGCTCTGGCACTCTGACCACATTAAGTTCTGTGTCTGAGTGAAATGCCACTAGGAGCGTTTTGTTAGCAATCAAGCTCAgttcacaaataaaaatacaaaaataaccTTTCTAGATGATATATAAGGTGTACAGATATACATATCACAAGTACGTGTGACTTGTCACTTAAACTGACAGATATCTAATTATACATATACTTTCACAATTATGTTGCCAGAAGTTGCAGTGAGACGCAACAAAATTCCATTTGGTTCTCTGTCAGGTTATTTGTTCCACATTCAGTTTAAACCAAATGAGACAAAGAACTGTCAACAGTTCCAGTTGAccctgtttgttttgtattacTGAGATGTGAGGGGCTTGTCTATGGCAATAAAGACTCATCTCAGTGCACTTGAGGTTGATTTTGCTAACAGACATGTATACCTTGATTCAGGTCTGGTTTGATATGATGTACAGCTTTGGTTTAACAGGGTGTTGGTCTTTATAACTGACTGTTTTTGCATTGGGAACAAAATGGTACGGAATGCTTGTTGAGTTCAGAATACAAATACCAAACAGAGACCCAAACTGACAAACTGTCCTGATCATGAATAGGTTACTTTCCTttgttgttttgaaaaataGAGAGGAAGACAAGAAGCACAAACATATATGCACACTTACACTTAACTTTACCATATATTTACCATTTACCAAGGCCATATAGCATGTAAAGACTACATAAATATATGCTCCTCTAAAGCTATAGTGAGGAGTGTTAAGGTCTATGGGTCTGAGGTCTGCTTCAAGACATCTCATGAGGGTGAAAGAAAGGGGAGGGATGGACTCTAGGTAGAGATTGGGTGTCATGGAAGGTGAGGTTGGGGAGCCACTTTTGAGATTTGCCATGAGAGACTGGAGGTTATATTTTGGAGGGGAGCATGGTTCATAAGGTCAGCTCCTTCTGTACCCCCCACAGTGTCTCAGCACTCTTCACCAGCTGCTTCTCTTCCTCGGGCTTCAGGGTCATGTGCACCACATCAGTCAGGCCACTGCTGCCCATGATGCAGGGGACACTCAGGAAGACTTCTTCTTTCACTCCATGCATGCCCTGGAAAAACAGGGcaagaaattaaaaatgtatgcaaaaCAACTCATTAATGCTGACTTTGTATGTTGTAGGGGATGTTTATGtttctaaaaataaacactgcattttaaCCAATCATGGTAGCCGTACCACATAGTTACTAAGTTGCATGCAAGCAAAGTAGTTCATATCACATCAGCAGTAGCTCTTAACTGTAGGTCACTGTGTATTGTGGGTGTTGTCACTTGAGAAAGATATGGATGCAAGGTTTAAAGGCTGGCAAAGTTACAAACGCCATAAATTGTGGCATAAAAAGAAATGTTGTCAAGTGTGGATAGAGGAAAAAGGGCAAGTGCTTGTTCAAGATAAATTGTTCATATTGAAGCATTGGAGGGTAGTGTTGGTGATTATTTGTATAGCATAGCATACAATATTTTATAACGCTCACttctgtagtgtagtgggtaatacCACTGCCCTGCATGCAGAACACTGGTTCAGTTCCCCAAACATGCAAGCACACCACACTAAACCAATGAgtgtacaaataaataaaaccacactCCCAATGCTACATTCGCCTACTACCTACCTCTTAAAGCTTTTTATATACTAAATCtcattatttagtaactacagggactttaatgcaaactggatGAGCTATTATTAGATTATCGAAGTTCATAAAGTTAAGGAACTTGAGTAGAAGGAGGAAGCTCTCACCTTGACCAGAGTGGACACTGGGTGACACTTGTGCAGGTTCTTCAGGATGGTCTCACACAGGTCAGCCACGGACATTCCGATAGCCCAGGAGGTGTACCCTTTCAGCTTAATAACCTCATATGCACTGTCAATGCAGATGGAGCACACAAAACACATTGAGGTTCTAAGTCTgtgtttaaaatgcattcatttgaGTAGTCCTTTATTGCTAGATGAATATAGCAGTCCCCATTAATTAAAGAGTTTTTTCAGTTTGCAGCAGCATATAATAGATTAACCTGTGCCAGGTGCACTATTTCATTATCTGGTCACAAAGCTGTAACATGAGTTTGGCATGCCGTGGTACCTGGTGTTCACATGCTCCTTATCTTCCATGGAACAATCTAGGACTTTTACTGTTAGCAATCACTTTCATCTCAGATAAAAGAAGATTGAGCAAGCCTGGTACCTATTCCAAGGCTAACTATTTTCAACTTTTCTCAAAGTTGGTATTTTTATCAGCTCAAGTTGATTGCATACATCTCACCTGTCAACCACCATCTTGTGGACGCTCTTCCAGTCCTCCTTGTCCTTGTCTGTGCCAATGTCTGGATTCAGGCCCTGCAAGGAAACGCCAGCTACATTCACACCACTCCAGACAGGCACTGCAAAAGACACATATTAAAGACCAAAGGCGTTTAGAATTACAATTTATAGGTCtgattacacttaaaaaaaatctgttataCCAGCATATTATTCTGTGACACACTGTAATGTGTATATAATTCAATGAGTATAACAATTGCAAACTTTTTCATTAAgaacaacacatttttaattctACATAAGCTAAGCAAACCTGATAAAAGGTTAAAGAGTATAGGTTCTCACCGCTGGAGTCACCATGTTCTCCAATCACCCAGCCGTGGCAGCTGGAGGGGTGCAGGCCCAATTTCTCGCCCATAAGGAACCGGAAACGAGCAGAGTCGAGGTTAGTGCCACTTCCAATCACACGATTCCTTGGAAGGCCGC
This window encodes:
- the ldha gene encoding L-lactate dehydrogenase A chain, with amino-acid sequence MASTKEKLIAHVSTEQAVGSKCKVTVVGVGMVGMASAISILLKDLADELALVDVMEDKLKGEAMDLQHGSLFLKTHKIVADKDYSVTANSRVVVVTAGARQQEGESRLNLVQRNVNIFKFIIPNIVKYSPNCIILVVSNPVDILTYVAWKLSGLPRNRVIGSGTNLDSARFRFLMGEKLGLHPSSCHGWVIGEHGDSSVPVWSGVNVAGVSLQGLNPDIGTDKDKEDWKSVHKMVVDSAYEVIKLKGYTSWAIGMSVADLCETILKNLHKCHPVSTLVKGMHGVKEEVFLSVPCIMGSSGLTDVVHMTLKPEEEKQLVKSAETLWGVQKELTL
- the tsg101a gene encoding tumor susceptibility 101a, with protein sequence MAVVNEGALKKMLKQYKYRDLTVREITNVILQYKDLKPLMDAYVFNDGSSRELMSLTGTVPVSYRGNVYNIPVCLWLLDTYPYNPPICFVKPTSAMMIKTGKHIDANGKIYLPYLHEWKHPQSDLYGLIQVMIVVFGEEPPVFSRPTTQPPYQAFQATGPPNQSYMPGMPAVSAYGPNPNPCGYPGYPFAGGTTYPATGGPAHYPSQPPVTTVGPSRDGTIGEDTIRASLISAVSDKLRWRMKEEMDRAQAELDALKRTEEDLKKGHQKLEEMVSRLDQEVAEVDRNIDLLKKKDEELTEALEKMENQSENNDIDDVIVPTAPLYKQILNLYAEENAIEDTIFYLGEALRRGVIDLEVFLKHVRLLSRKQFQLRALMQKARKTAGLSDLY